One genomic window of Daphnia pulex isolate KAP4 chromosome 12, ASM2113471v1 includes the following:
- the LOC124209333 gene encoding uncharacterized protein LOC124209333 — protein sequence MKAAAIRAISAICIILGIFSIVIQVAALLMRSFVLYDAICHGIWAGSLYIISGSLGISASRNRTRSLLVATLVMSILSIAASIVAAALSGIPTLVEFHNFCSLNSRRRCYPTNLLILQWALMAVSLLALLCATTLTILVSKAVRNNKHTNMEKDSKSVPYIDIGSVVKALESLSGDDDSSTSSTAIITEKKPKRLAEIFKSNHCAKQIKQGHPNVYQLNAKEVLSSDDFRWFNIGRADAVISPSDDHRDHKVIILMGSTGSGKSTLIDAMVNYILGVKWKDSFRFKCVRDDNSSHTINASQTTSVTAYTIRHQEGMTVPYSITIIDTPGYGGSKGAKRDKEITRNIQQFLTQNKNRIDQIHAACFVAASGDSRLTATQRYAIDSVYSVFGKDVKENMRLLVTFADNSQPPVVDACLAANFPVTFPSAGISYSKFNNSVIYANNEQHGDDEDELSFDERFWKMSQENFYKFFTMLGGMNGRGRKSAPEVFQSRQLLEHSLDDMKRELADCLVNIENMEMFRRQMREYGHKMDQFNDQVQISLMRSRAAEEQAP from the exons ATGAAGGCGGCTGCCATCAGAGCGATTTCAGCCATTTGCATCATCTTGGGAATCTTCTCCATCGTCATTCAA GTAGCTGCATTGCTTATGCGATCGTTTGTTCTTTACGATGCAATCTGCCACGGAATCTGGGCTGGAAGTCTGTACATCATTAGTGGAAGTTTGGGCATAAGTGCCTCCCGCAATCGGACTAGATCACT attAGTGGCGACACTGGTAATGTCGATTCTATCCATCGCCGCATCCATCGTCGCAGCGGCACTGTCTGGCATCCCGACATTAGTCGAATTCCATAATTTCTGTAGCCTCAATTCCAGAAGAAGAT GTTATCCGACTAACCTGCTGATTTTGCAATGGGCCTTGATGGCTGTCAGCCTCTTGGCGTTGTTGTGCGCCACCACCCTAACAATTCTGGTATCCAAGGCCGTACGTAACAACAAGCACACTAATATGGAAAAA GATTCGAAAAGCGTGCCTTACATCGACATCGGGAGCGTCGTCAAAGCGCTGGAAAGTTTATccggcgacgacgacagcaGTACCAGCAGCACCGCCATCATCACGGAGAAGAAACCCAAACGACTGGCCGAGATATTTAAGAGCAATCATTGCgccaaacaaatcaaacagGGTCATCCCAACGTTTACCAGCTCAACGCCAAGGAAGTTTTGAGCAGCGACGACTTCCGGTGGTTCAACATCGGCCGTGCGGACGCCGTTATTTCGCCATCCGACGACCACCGCGATCACAAAGTCATCATCTTGATGGGATCGACCGGAAGTGGTAAGAGTACCCTCATCGACGCAATGGTCAACTACATCCTGGGAGTCAAATGGAAGGATTCCTTCCGCTTCAAGTGCGTCCGCGATGACAATTCCAGCCACACCATCAACGCCAGTCAAACGACTTCCGTGACGGCCTACACCATCCGCCACCAGGAAGGGATGACCGTTCCGTATTCCATCACGATCATCGACACCCCAGGATACGGAGGATCGAAAGGAGCCAAGAGGGACAAGGAGATCACGCGCAACATTCAACAATTCCTGACGCAGAACAAGAACCGGATCGACCAGATTCACGCCGCCTGTTTTGTGGCCGCTTCCGGCGACAGCCGATTGACGGCCACCCAGCGCTACGCCATCGATTCCGTCTACTCCGTTTTCGGCAAGGACGTCAAGGAGAACATGAGACTGTTGGTGACGTTCGCCGACAACTCCCAGCCGCCCGTCGTCGACGCCTGTCTGGCCGCCAATTTCCCCGTGACCTTCCCGTCGGCCGGAATCAGCTACAGCAAATTCAACAATTCCGTCATCTACGCCAACAACGAACAGCATGGAGACGACGAGGATGAATTGTCGTTCGACGAGCGATTTTGGAAGATGAGCCAAGAGAATTTCTACAAGTTTTTCACCATGTTGGGCGGGATGAACGGACGCGGGCGAAAATCCGCCCCGGAAGTCTTCCAGAGCCGCCAATTGCTGGAGCATTCGCTGGATGACATGAAACGGGAGCTGGCCGACTGTTTGGTCAACATTGAGAACATGGAAATGTTCCGGCGACAGATGAGGGAATACGGCCACAAGATGGATCAGTTCAACGACCAGGTGCAAATCAGTTTGATGAGAAGCCGGGCCGCCGAAGAACAGGCTCCCTGA